The following coding sequences are from one Lolium rigidum isolate FL_2022 chromosome 6, APGP_CSIRO_Lrig_0.1, whole genome shotgun sequence window:
- the LOC124664448 gene encoding L-type lectin-domain containing receptor kinase IX.2-like yields MLMVTPTSRLLLFHLYTSCCCFLLSYHVLEGSAASPFSFSFDFSDRSTYRYEDLLFEGDASQHDEVVDLTCNTRSKARFNCKGRMSYNHPVPFYQTTTGEVASFSTRFNFAIGFPGKYAGDGMAFFLSSYPSMLPLNSAGGNLGLHNGDGITAKATDRIVAVEFDTFENYFDSSPSHIGIDINTVRASVNTTSVNGSINGSMTAIITFNSSTLMLVASLHFDNEPSRPSYQVSTQLTNPVTDLLPSEVAVGFSAATGANIELHQIMSWSFSSTLAREACSRWRRTRDSFGRGIYGLRRFEYSELVGATGRFSRDNTLGAGNFGIVYKGSYTDDYGNQEVAVKEIKKTTGVIEDFMSELKTISATRHVNLVELKGWCCSRNIWNLIDFMCWCRQQRVKLFLVYELVPNGTLEEHLHSMEETLPWEKRYQIVKGIGSALRYLHHECNKTILHRDIKPGNILLDNDFNAKLADFGLSKIIASKNNTTLVTTAIGTIGYMDPKCIKDGKVNFNRKYDVYSFGILLLEIASRKSREQVMEQYRNSGEPPMVEVADEKLNGIFDKTQMERVIVLGLKCSEPDEKQRPYMVDAMKFLEDGIKLPAITEINGQLCAPGTISSNQDSLFPPELSG; encoded by the exons ATGTTGATGGTCACGCCCACAAGCAGGCTTCTCCTCTTCCACCTTTACACCAGCTGTTGTTGCTtcctcctctcctaccatgtcttAGAGGGATCCGCTGCCTCACCCTTCTCCTTCAGCTTCGACTTCTCCGACAGATCCACGTACCGCTACGAAGACCTCCTATTCGAGGGCGATGCATCACAACATGACGAGGTGGTCGACCTCACCTGTAACACGAGGTCGAAAGCCCGCTTCAATTGCAAGGGGAGGATGTCATACAATCACCCGGTGCCGTTCTACCAAACCACCACCGGTGAGGTGGCCAGCTTTTCCACGCGGTTCAACTTCGCGATAGGGTTCCCCGGAAAATATGCTGGCGACGGCATGGCTTTCTTCCTCTCCAGTTACCCATCCATGCTGCCGCTCAACTCCGCTGGGGGCAACCTCGGCCTCCATAACGGCGATGGGATCACCGCCAAGGCCACAGACCGAATCGTCGCCGTCGAGTTCGACACATTTGAAAACTATTTTGACAGCTCACCCAGTCACATCGGCATCGACATCAACACTGTCCGGGCCTCCGTTAACAcaacaagtgtcaacggctccaTCAATGGCTCCATGACGGCGATCATCACTTTCAACAGCAGCACTCTCATGCTGGTGGCAAGTCTGCACTTTGATAATGAACCTTCTCGTCCCTCCTATCAAGTCAGTACGCAGTTAACCAATCCTGTCACGGACTTGCTTCCGTcagaggtggcggtggggttttCTGCGGCCACCGGTGCAAACATTGAGCTTCATCAAATTATGTCCTGGTCCTTCAGCTCTACACTTGCTCGCGAAG CATGTTCCAGGTGGAGGCGCACACGCGATTCCTTTGGGCGGGGAATTTATGGACTTAGGAGATTTGAGTACAGCGAGTTGGTCGGAGCAACAGGGAGATTCTCCAGGGACAACACACTTGGAGCTGGTAATTTCGGCATAGTATATAAGGGGAGCTACACTGACGATTACGGCAACCAAGAAGTGGCTGTGAAGGAAATAAAGAAGACTACAGGAGTAATTGAGGATTTCATGTCCGAACTCAAGACAATTAGTGCAACAAGGCACGTGAATCTAGTCGAGCTGAAAGGATGGTGCTGCAGCAGAAACATATGGAACTTGATCGATTTTATGTGTTGGTGCAGGCAACAAAGGGTTAAACTCTTTCTTGTGTATGAATTGGTGCCTAATGGCACACTGGAGGAGCACCTACACAGCATGGAGGAAACTCTACCATGGGAAAAGAG GTATCAAATAGTTAAGGGCATAGGGTCTGCACTTCGTTATCTCCATCACGAGTGCAATAAAACCATCTTGCACAGAGATATCAAGCCAGGCAACATACTACTGGACAATGATTTCAACGCCAAGCTTGCTGACTTCGGGCTATCGAAGATTATCGCCAGCAAAAACAATACAACACTTGTTACAACTGCTATAGGGACAATCGGATACATGGATCCAAAGTGCATCAAAGATGGGAAAGTCAATTTCAACCGTAAGTATGATGTCTACAGTTTTGGAATTCTTCTACTAGAGATTGCAAGTAGAAAGTCCAGGGAGCAAGTAATGGAGCAGTATAGAAACAGCGGAGAACCACCAATGGTGGAGGTCGCTGATGAGAAACTGAATGGTATCTTCGACAAGACGCAAATGGAGCGTGTGATTGTCCTAGGCCTCAAGTGCTCTGAACCCGATGAGAAACAACGCCCTTACATGGTGGATGCAATGAAATTCCTGGAGGACGGCATAAAGTTACCTGCTATAACCGAAATAAATGGCCAACTATGTGCACCAGGCACTATTAGCTCTAACCAGGATTCACTTTTTCCACCTGAGCTTAGCGGTTGA